The Miscanthus floridulus cultivar M001 chromosome 17, ASM1932011v1, whole genome shotgun sequence genome has a window encoding:
- the LOC136516735 gene encoding probable ethylene response sensor 2, producing the protein MDGCDCIEPLWQADDLLMKYQYISDFFIALAYFSIPLELIYFVQKSAFFPYQWVLIQFGAFIVLCGATHLINMWTFTTHTKTIAVVLTVAKVATAFVSCLTALMLVHIIPDLLSVKLRERFLKAKAEELDREMGIIKTQEETGRHVHMLTHEIRSTLDRHTILRTTLVEMGRTLGLAECAVWMPSRSGTTLQLSHALHSSAPLGSVVPINLPIVATIFNSNRAERIPYTSPLASVKTQKSKYVPPEVVAVRVPLLQLTNFQINDWPELSAKAFAVMVLMLPPDSARKWRPHELELVEVVADQVAVALSHAAILEESMRARDLLMEQNIALDAARREAEMAICARNDFLAVMNHEMRTPMRAIISLSSLLLETKLTAEQRVMIETILKSSDLLETLANDVLDISKLGDGSLELEIAPFNLHATFTDVVDLIKPVAAFKRLSVMVHLAPELPTCAIGDRKRLMQIILNVAGNSVKFTKEGHISISASIAMPDSLRDPYAPDFHPVLSDGSFYLAVQVKDTSCGISPQDMPHTFTKFEHPQNGTNKLHNGNGLGLALSRRFVSLMQGNIWLESEGVGKGCTATFFVKLGLSDKPNANLRRIVPPVQRKQGTADPDASSIINGDMAILPHRYQSMI; encoded by the exons ATGGACGGATGCGATTGTATTGAGCCACTTTGGCAGGCCGATGATCTGCTAATGAAGTACCAGTACATATCTGACTTCTTTATCGCACTTGCATACTTCTCAATCCCTTTGGAGCTGATTTACTTTGTTCAGAAGTCAGCTTTCTTCCCGTACCAATGGGTGCTCATACAGTTTGGTGCGTTCATCGTTCTCTGTGGGGCAACCCACCTGATAAACATGTGGACTTTCACTACACATACCAAGACCATAGCTGTGGTGTTGACAGTGGCAAAAGTGGCGACAGCATTTGTGTCATGCTTAACAGCTCTGATGCTTGTTCATATAATCCCTGATTTGTTGAGTGTGAAATTGAGGGAGAGGTTCCTGAAAGCGAAGGCTGAGGAGCTTGATAGGGAGATGGGGATAATAAAGACACAAGAGGAGACGGGAAGACATGTGCACATGCTCACGCACGAGATAAGAAGCACGCTTGACAGGCATACCATTCTGAGAACTACACTTGTTGAAATGGGGAGAACTCTTGGTTTAGCAGAATGTGCCGTGTGGATGCCGTCCCGCTCTGGAACAACCCTTCAGCTCTCACATGCGCTCCATAGCAGTGCTCCGCTCGGATCAGTTGTTCCTATCAATCTTCCGATTGTAGCTACCATTTTTAATAGTAATCGTGCTGAGAGAATACCATATACTTCCCCATTAGCTTCAGTAAAGACTCAGAAAAGCAAGTATGTCCCACCAGAGGTCGTTGCTGTCCGTGTTCCGCTCCTGCAGCTTACAAATTTCCAAATAAATGATTGGCCTGAGCTATCTGCGAAAGCCTTTGCAGTGATGGTTTTGATGCTTCCTCCAGACAGCGCACGAAAATGGCGACCCCATGAGCTGGAGCTTGTTGAAGTTGTTGCTGATCAG GTGGCAGTTGCGCTATCCCATGCTGCCATTTTGGAAGAGTCCATGCGAGCCCGTGATCTGCTAATGGAGCAGAATATTGCTCTGGACGCAGCACGCCGAGAGGCAGAAATGGCTATATGTGCTCGGAATGATTTTCTTGCTGTCATGAATCATGAAATGCGGACTCCTATGCGAGCAATCATTTCTTTATCATCACTCCTGTTAGAAACAAAACTTACTGCGGAACAGCGCGTGATGATTGAGACTATACTAAAGAGTAGCGATCTTCTAGAAACTCTTGCAAATGATGTTTTAGATATCTCCAAGCTTGGGGATGGCAGCCTTGAGCTAGAAATTGCTCCTTTTAATCTACATGCCACCTTTACAGAT GTGGTTGATTTAATTAAGCCAGTAGCTGCATTCAAAAGGCTATCGGTAATGGTTCATTTAGCTCCAGAATTGCCCACCTGTGCAATTGGTGATCGAAAGAGGTTGATGCAGATAATACTAAATGTTGCTGGGAACTCCGTTAAGTTTACTAAGGAGGGTCACATTTCAATTTCAGCATCTATTGCTATGCCAGATTCTCTGAGGGACCCATATGCTCCTGACTTCCATCCAGTTCTCTCCGATGGGTCTTTTTACTTGGCTGTGCAG GTAAAAGACACCAGCTGTGGAATTAGCCCGCAAGATATGCCTCACACCTTCACAAAATTTGAACACCCGCAAAATGGTACAAACAAATTGCATAATGGCAACGGATTGGGTCTGGCCCTTTCCAGAAG ATTTGTTTCCCTTATGCAAGGGAACATCTGGCTTGAAAGCGAAGGCGTAGGGAAGGGCTGTACCGCAACATTCTTTGTGAAGCTAGGACTATCTGataaaccaaatgcaaatctccGGAGAATCGTGCCTCCTGTCCAGCGAAAACAAGGAACTGCAGATCCAGATGCATCATCAATAATCAATGGCGACATGGCAATTCTTCCGCATCGTTACCAGTCGATGATATGA